TGTTCCCGCTCGATGACGTAGGCGGCGTAGCCCATGACGGAAGCCCGGCCGAAATCGATCATGCGCCGGCCGAAGCCGCGCAAGGCGAGAAGCCGCGGGTGCTCCTCCAGGATCTGCTGGACCTCCGCGGGCGTCGCCTTCTTCGCCCGCACGGTCGGGTTCCGGTGCTCGCGGCGCCAGAGGAGATTGGCCATGGCGGCGGCGAGGGCCGCATCCCCGAAGGAGCCGAGAGGGTGGCGCACCGCGGAGCTGCGCGGGGTGTGGCGGTCGTAGGTGCCGGCCGCCACGTCGGACAGGCCGCGCACGACGAGGACGGGAATCGGGGTGTTCGCGGCGACCACGGCCATAAGCCGGTGGTGCCCGTCCAGCAGCCGCCCGGTGCCCGAGAAGCAGATGGGCTGGGCGTTCAGCTTCCACCGGCCGGTCGCGATGTCGCGGGTGATGGCGTCGACGCTGTTGCGCGAGGGGGTGGAGCCCGGGCCGCCCGCCCGGAGGTCGCGGGCGGCCTCGCCGGGCGTGATGACCTCGACGCCCAGGGTGACCCCTTCCGGAACGGGAGAGGCCTCGGCGGGGCGGGCCAGCGAAGGCCCGGCGCCGGCCGGGGCCAGGCCGGGATAGCCCTGGAGGCGCGGGAACTCCTCCGGCGCCGGGCCGGAGTCGCCGTGCCACACGATCCGGCGCGGTCTCTCGTGCCGCAGCAGGGCGTTCAGCGCCTTGATCGAGAGCGCCAGCAGCCTCACGCGGTCCGGCCGGGCGGCCGGGTCTCCCTGCAGGCGGTCGATCTCGGCCCGGAGGACAACCCCGGGCTCGCTGGAATCGAAGCGATCGGGCTGGCGCAGGGCCTCGAGCAGCCGCATGGTCAGGGACCAGTCCACCTCCCGCCCCATGTAGAGGATGGCAGAGCGGACAGGCTCGGGCAGCGGCGAGTGGGCCGTGGCGAGGCTCGCCGCCACCGCCGCCTCGATCCCGGGATTGGCGCGCAGCGCGCTCTCCATGCGGCCCCAGTCCGGCGTCGCCTCCGGCCCGGCGAGGAGCGTGCCCTCGTCGTAGCGGATCAGCCGCTCGGTCAGGGCCGCCTGCGCGCGGGCATTCGGCACCCCGTGCGCGGCCAGAACGGCAGCAAACTGGCGCCGGCGGCGCTGGTCGATGGTGGGGAGCACCTCCTCGTCGACCCCGCGGGCGAGCACGGTCGTGAGCGGGACGCCGGCCGAGACACAGGCCGCGATTCGCTGGACGCCATCCAGCAGCACGCCGGACCGGGAGACGATGATGGTGGCGCCGTTGAAGATCCAGCGGCCGTCGAGCATCGCGAGCCGGTACATGTCGATCGCCGAGGCGTTCAGCCGGGCGCCCGCGCGGCGCCTGGCCAGGAGATCGCCCGCCTGCTGGGGAGTCAGGACCTCGATTCGAACGTTGATCACACCCCGGCCAGGGGTCTCGGGCGAGTCGTCGCGCCCCTCGTCCTGCGGCATCTTAAACATCCGGAACGGCGCACCCCGACAGCGCGCAGGCCGGGACTTGCGGGCCGGCAGAGGAGCCGGC
This genomic window from Pararoseomonas sp. SCSIO 73927 contains:
- a CDS encoding GAF domain-containing protein — protein: MPQDEGRDDSPETPGRGVINVRIEVLTPQQAGDLLARRRAGARLNASAIDMYRLAMLDGRWIFNGATIIVSRSGVLLDGVQRIAACVSAGVPLTTVLARGVDEEVLPTIDQRRRRQFAAVLAAHGVPNARAQAALTERLIRYDEGTLLAGPEATPDWGRMESALRANPGIEAAVAASLATAHSPLPEPVRSAILYMGREVDWSLTMRLLEALRQPDRFDSSEPGVVLRAEIDRLQGDPAARPDRVRLLALSIKALNALLRHERPRRIVWHGDSGPAPEEFPRLQGYPGLAPAGAGPSLARPAEASPVPEGVTLGVEVITPGEAARDLRAGGPGSTPSRNSVDAITRDIATGRWKLNAQPICFSGTGRLLDGHHRLMAVVAANTPIPVLVVRGLSDVAAGTYDRHTPRSSAVRHPLGSFGDAALAAAMANLLWRREHRNPTVRAKKATPAEVQQILEEHPRLLALRGFGRRMIDFGRASVMGYAAYVIEREHPAKAAFFLRAIETGANLAEGHPVLALRDQMQRLRREQATQDEQFEAFMEGWQRFKAYQPEDAAPEQPLAALRPERPAQRGGPAVAGAFPRPADLPASVPGPPRAAPANAPPDPGRALRQQSLLASFSRFALRSGQLPAVLQEAARLAAEGSGAPLSRILRYEARTGTLLLIESAGWKAEGGAQVHIPLDSRFPAGQAFIGGRSVLHPRPGGEGRAALPSFLLDQGVRRGVDVVIPGRVSPFGVLGVDDTSTGYFTAGDIAFLEALAGVLGLSIEAAREVPRR